One window of Ziziphus jujuba cultivar Dongzao chromosome 5, ASM3175591v1 genomic DNA carries:
- the LOC107433723 gene encoding transcription initiation factor TFIID subunit 4b isoform X5 produces MHRLLSHLIQTPLYMTCMADHAAVMSLGSNNASSHSLPPPLQMASRDANTDSPIQKDQKSTQQQDNFSDKDLKQQHGSITDNLQQHNSAPQESNHFPFPPKQSQGDRQQGQIERNPIQIPQTAGTQITGKTPDSESQYLKLQKMSNQQATVSEQPSNPTNRGKQVPFGMLLPVLLPQLDKDKGMQLQILFGKLKSNEISKDAFVRLIRGVVGDQVLKLAVLKVQSQQKLQASSKQYSSASQTSVRQQSPGMPAVSGGATQFSDPRSFAHLHQKGANSPAEVSQNPSAAVQVQTDSSHQVLENNVQISREADRQSDSHGIQVNQMPSSSMVAANQERERSSAPMQGLNKQQQQHLHYPQTSFSMYGGTAGSYHPFSGTNVNTSTLSIKPQPPHDSQIRQIPQHQNMSSAQVGGEAQGVNIMSVPKLERQNSLSDPSRMHSGSLSHFASNPTLQQNPASWQSSSNKEQTAGSLSSMAYVKHEPIDQATDQQQKPLLANPQGLLSVSATQVEQGNASPGTSKDESLEKQPSRMGFSTSTNVVTSSSGGMVPPNSVSSSMTMQLDSNVPVGPRVPSGTNPAGINNRTPPKKPSVGQKKPLEALGSSPPPPSKKQKVSGTLLDQSIEQLNDVTAVSGVNLREEEEQLFSGPKEDSRVSEASRKVVQEEEERLILQRTPLQKKLAEIMAKCGLKSISNDVERCLSLCVEERMRGLINNLIRLSKQRVDVEKTRHRTITTSDTRLQITTMNRKAREEWEKKQAEAEKLRKLNEPEGNNAVDGEKEKDDGRSKSFKGQANKEEDDKMRTTAANVAARAAVGGDDMLSKWQLMAEQARQKREGGTDAASGSQPNKDVNRKPISTSGKTTKDNQETEKSSSTAPFSAPGAVRKFGRNQVIVPHTRVARSISIKDVIAVLEREPQMSKSTLVYRLYEKIATGE; encoded by the exons ATGCATCGGCTTCTCAGCCATCTGATTCAGACTCCG TTGTACATGACGTGTATGGCTGATCACGCTGCAGTAATGTCTCTAGGGAGCAATAATGCTTCTAGCCATTCATTACCACCGCCGTTGCAAATGGCTAGCAGAGATGCAAATACCGACTCTCCAATTCAAAAAGACCAGAAAAGTACACAGCAGCAAGATAATTTCTCTGACAAGGACCTAAAGCAACAACATGGATCTATTACTGATAATCTTCAGCAACACAATAGTGCCCCCCAGGAGTCCAATCACTTTCCCTTTCCGCCGAAACAATCCCAAGGCGATCGTCAACAAGGGCAAATAGAACGAAATCCTATCCAGATTCCTCAAACAGCAGGTACGCAGATTACTGGAAAAACTCCAGACAGTGAATCGCAGTACTTGAAACTTCAGAAGATGAGTAATCAACAGGCAACTGTCTCTGAGCAGCCAAGCAACCCCACTAATCGCGGTAAACAGGTACCATTTGGGATGTTACTACCTGTCTTATTGCCCCAGCTTGATAAAGACAAAGGAATGCAACTTCAAATTCTATTTGGTAAACTGAAG AGTAATGAAATCTCCAAAGATGCTTTCGTTCGGCTCATTAGAGGTGTTGTGGGGGACCAGGTTCTCAAATTGGCGGTATTGAAAGTGCAATCACAGCag AAATTGCAGGCGAGTTCAAAACAGTACTCATCAGCATCTCAAACATCAGTGCGGCAACAGTCTCCAGGTATGCCAGCCGTTAGTGGAGGAGCCACACAATTCAGTGATCCTCGTTCATTTGCACACCTTCATCAGAAGGGTGCCAATTCTCCAGCAGAGGTCTCACAGAATCCCTCTGCAGCAGTTCAAGTGCAGACTGATTCAAGTCATCAAGTCCTAGAAAACAATGTTCAGATATCACGAGAGGCAGATCGCCAGTCTGATTCCCATGGAATACAAGTAAATCAAATGCCTTCTTCCAGTATGGTAGCTGCCAATCAGGAGAGGGAACGCTCTTCGGCTCCTATGCAGGGCCTTAacaaacaacagcaacaacattTGCACTATCCACAGACTTCCTTTTCCATGTATGGAGGTACTGCTGGCAGTTACCATCCTTTTTCTGGGACAAATGTCAATACTTCCACATTATCTATCAAACCACAACCACCGCATGATTCACAAATAAGACAAATCCCACAACATCAAAACATGAGTTCAGCTCAGGTGGGTGGAGAAGCACAGGGTGTCAACATCATGAGTGTGCCCAAATTGGAGAGGCAAAATTCTTTAAGTGATCCGAGTAGAATGCACAGTGGATCACTTTCTCACTTTGCAAGCAATCCAACTTTGCAACAGAATCCTGCTTCTTGGCAATCCTCATCAAACAAAGAGCAGACTGCTGGTTCTTTGTCATCAATGGCTTATGTAAAACATGAACCAATTGATCAGGCTACCGACCAGCAGCAAAAGCCCCTGTTGGCCAATCCACAGGGATTGCTTTCTGTTTCTGCCACTCAGGTTGAACAGGGAAATGCATCACCGGgaacttcaaaggatgaatcTTTAGAAAAGCAGCCTTCAAGGATGGGCTTTTCCACTTCTACAAATGTGGTTACTTCATCTTCTGGTGGCATGGTTCCCCCAAATTCAGTTTCTTCTTCCATGACCATGCAATTGGATTCTAATGTGCCA GTAGGACCTCGGGTACCATCTGGAACCAATCCTGCTGGGATAAATAACAGAACACCTCCAAAGAAGCCTTCTGTCGGCCAAAAGAAACCGCTCGAAGCACTTGGTTCTTCACCACCACCGCCAAG TAAGAAGCAAAAAGTCTCTGGAACATTATTGGATCAAAGCATTGAACAACTTAATGATGTCACTGCTGTTAGTGGAGTTAATCTTAGG GAAGAGGAAGAACAGCTATTTTCTGGGCCTAAGGAGGACAGTCGAGTTTCTGAAGCATCTCGGAAAGTTgtgcaagaagaagaagaaaggttgATTTTGCAAAGGACTCCCCTGCAGAAAAAATTGGCAGAGATCA TGGCCAAATGCGGTTTGAAAAGCATAAGCAACGATGTAGAGCGGTGTTTGTCACTG TGTGTGGAGGAAAGGATGCGTGGATTAATAAACAATCTAATCAGATTGTCAAAGCAG CGTGTTGATGTTGAGAAAACAAGACACCGGACTATTACCACCTCTGATACACGATTACAAATTACGACAATGAACCGGAAAGCTAGGGAAGAATGGGAGAAAAAACAGGCTGAGGCAGAAAAGCTCAGAAAACTAAATGAA CCTGAAGGTAATAATGCAGTTGATGGCGAAAAGGAGAAAGATGATGGTCGTTCTAAATCATTTAAG GGGCAGGCAAACAAAGAGGAAGATGACAAAATGAGGACCACCGCTGCAAATGTTGCTGCTCGAGCTGCTGTTGGAGGAGATGACATGCTGTCAAAATGGCAACTTATGGCTGAGCAAGCCCGGCAAAAACGTGAAGGAGGGACAGACGCAGCATCTGGATCCCAGCCAAATAAAGATGTGAACCGCAAGCCTATATCAACGTCCGGAAAAACTACGAAAGATAATCAAGAAACTGAAAAAAGCAGCAGCACAGCTCCTTTTTCTGCTCCTG GGGCAGTTAGAAAATTTGGAAGGAACCAAGTGATCGTGCCCCATACAAGGGTGGCACGAAGCATATCCATTAAGGATGTGATTGCAGTCCTGGAAAGGGAACCGCAGATGTCCAAGTCTACCCTTGTATATCGTTTGTATGAGAAAATTGCTACGGGTGAATGA
- the LOC107433723 gene encoding transcription initiation factor TFIID subunit 4b isoform X3: MDPSIMKKLLEDDEDESMHSGADVEAFQAALNRDIGGDASASQPSDSDSVMSLGSNNASSHSLPPPLQMASRDANTDSPIQKDQKSTQQQDNFSDKDLKQQHGSITDNLQQHNSAPQESNHFPFPPKQSQGDRQQGQIERNPIQIPQTAGTQITGKTPDSESQYLKLQKMSNQQATVSEQPSNPTNRGKQVPFGMLLPVLLPQLDKDKGMQLQILFGKLKSNEISKDAFVRLIRGVVGDQVLKLAVLKVQSQQASSKQYSSASQTSVRQQSPGMPAVSGGATQFSDPRSFAHLHQKGANSPAEVSQNPSAAVQVQTDSSHQVLENNVQISREADRQSDSHGIQVNQMPSSSMVAANQERERSSAPMQGLNKQQQQHLHYPQTSFSMYGGTAGSYHPFSGTNVNTSTLSIKPQPPHDSQIRQIPQHQNMSSAQVGGEAQGVNIMSVPKLERQNSLSDPSRMHSGSLSHFASNPTLQQNPASWQSSSNKEQTAGSLSSMAYVKHEPIDQATDQQQKPLLANPQGLLSVSATQVEQGNASPGTSKDESLEKQPSRMGFSTSTNVVTSSSGGMVPPNSVSSSMTMQLDSNVPVGPRVPSGTNPAGINNRTPPKKPSVGQKKPLEALGSSPPPPSKKQKVSGTLLDQSIEQLNDVTAVSGVNLREEEEQLFSGPKEDSRVSEASRKVVQEEEERLILQRTPLQKKLAEIMAKCGLKSISNDVERCLSLCVEERMRGLINNLIRLSKQRVDVEKTRHRTITTSDTRLQITTMNRKAREEWEKKQAEAEKLRKLNEPEGNNAVDGEKEKDDGRSKSFKGQANKEEDDKMRTTAANVAARAAVGGDDMLSKWQLMAEQARQKREGGTDAASGSQPNKDVNRKPISTSGKTTKDNQETEKSSSTAPFSAPGAVRKFGRNQVIVPHTRVARSISIKDVIAVLEREPQMSKSTLVYRLYEKIATGE, translated from the exons ATGGATCCTTCGATCATGAAGAAGCTCCTCGAAGACGACGAG GACGAAAGCATGCATTCGGGGGCGGACGTGGAAGCCTTCCAAGCGGCCTTAAATAGAGATATCGGAGGAGATGCATCGGCTTCTCAGCCATCTGATTCAGACTCCG TAATGTCTCTAGGGAGCAATAATGCTTCTAGCCATTCATTACCACCGCCGTTGCAAATGGCTAGCAGAGATGCAAATACCGACTCTCCAATTCAAAAAGACCAGAAAAGTACACAGCAGCAAGATAATTTCTCTGACAAGGACCTAAAGCAACAACATGGATCTATTACTGATAATCTTCAGCAACACAATAGTGCCCCCCAGGAGTCCAATCACTTTCCCTTTCCGCCGAAACAATCCCAAGGCGATCGTCAACAAGGGCAAATAGAACGAAATCCTATCCAGATTCCTCAAACAGCAGGTACGCAGATTACTGGAAAAACTCCAGACAGTGAATCGCAGTACTTGAAACTTCAGAAGATGAGTAATCAACAGGCAACTGTCTCTGAGCAGCCAAGCAACCCCACTAATCGCGGTAAACAGGTACCATTTGGGATGTTACTACCTGTCTTATTGCCCCAGCTTGATAAAGACAAAGGAATGCAACTTCAAATTCTATTTGGTAAACTGAAG AGTAATGAAATCTCCAAAGATGCTTTCGTTCGGCTCATTAGAGGTGTTGTGGGGGACCAGGTTCTCAAATTGGCGGTATTGAAAGTGCAATCACAGCag GCGAGTTCAAAACAGTACTCATCAGCATCTCAAACATCAGTGCGGCAACAGTCTCCAGGTATGCCAGCCGTTAGTGGAGGAGCCACACAATTCAGTGATCCTCGTTCATTTGCACACCTTCATCAGAAGGGTGCCAATTCTCCAGCAGAGGTCTCACAGAATCCCTCTGCAGCAGTTCAAGTGCAGACTGATTCAAGTCATCAAGTCCTAGAAAACAATGTTCAGATATCACGAGAGGCAGATCGCCAGTCTGATTCCCATGGAATACAAGTAAATCAAATGCCTTCTTCCAGTATGGTAGCTGCCAATCAGGAGAGGGAACGCTCTTCGGCTCCTATGCAGGGCCTTAacaaacaacagcaacaacattTGCACTATCCACAGACTTCCTTTTCCATGTATGGAGGTACTGCTGGCAGTTACCATCCTTTTTCTGGGACAAATGTCAATACTTCCACATTATCTATCAAACCACAACCACCGCATGATTCACAAATAAGACAAATCCCACAACATCAAAACATGAGTTCAGCTCAGGTGGGTGGAGAAGCACAGGGTGTCAACATCATGAGTGTGCCCAAATTGGAGAGGCAAAATTCTTTAAGTGATCCGAGTAGAATGCACAGTGGATCACTTTCTCACTTTGCAAGCAATCCAACTTTGCAACAGAATCCTGCTTCTTGGCAATCCTCATCAAACAAAGAGCAGACTGCTGGTTCTTTGTCATCAATGGCTTATGTAAAACATGAACCAATTGATCAGGCTACCGACCAGCAGCAAAAGCCCCTGTTGGCCAATCCACAGGGATTGCTTTCTGTTTCTGCCACTCAGGTTGAACAGGGAAATGCATCACCGGgaacttcaaaggatgaatcTTTAGAAAAGCAGCCTTCAAGGATGGGCTTTTCCACTTCTACAAATGTGGTTACTTCATCTTCTGGTGGCATGGTTCCCCCAAATTCAGTTTCTTCTTCCATGACCATGCAATTGGATTCTAATGTGCCA GTAGGACCTCGGGTACCATCTGGAACCAATCCTGCTGGGATAAATAACAGAACACCTCCAAAGAAGCCTTCTGTCGGCCAAAAGAAACCGCTCGAAGCACTTGGTTCTTCACCACCACCGCCAAG TAAGAAGCAAAAAGTCTCTGGAACATTATTGGATCAAAGCATTGAACAACTTAATGATGTCACTGCTGTTAGTGGAGTTAATCTTAGG GAAGAGGAAGAACAGCTATTTTCTGGGCCTAAGGAGGACAGTCGAGTTTCTGAAGCATCTCGGAAAGTTgtgcaagaagaagaagaaaggttgATTTTGCAAAGGACTCCCCTGCAGAAAAAATTGGCAGAGATCA TGGCCAAATGCGGTTTGAAAAGCATAAGCAACGATGTAGAGCGGTGTTTGTCACTG TGTGTGGAGGAAAGGATGCGTGGATTAATAAACAATCTAATCAGATTGTCAAAGCAG CGTGTTGATGTTGAGAAAACAAGACACCGGACTATTACCACCTCTGATACACGATTACAAATTACGACAATGAACCGGAAAGCTAGGGAAGAATGGGAGAAAAAACAGGCTGAGGCAGAAAAGCTCAGAAAACTAAATGAA CCTGAAGGTAATAATGCAGTTGATGGCGAAAAGGAGAAAGATGATGGTCGTTCTAAATCATTTAAG GGGCAGGCAAACAAAGAGGAAGATGACAAAATGAGGACCACCGCTGCAAATGTTGCTGCTCGAGCTGCTGTTGGAGGAGATGACATGCTGTCAAAATGGCAACTTATGGCTGAGCAAGCCCGGCAAAAACGTGAAGGAGGGACAGACGCAGCATCTGGATCCCAGCCAAATAAAGATGTGAACCGCAAGCCTATATCAACGTCCGGAAAAACTACGAAAGATAATCAAGAAACTGAAAAAAGCAGCAGCACAGCTCCTTTTTCTGCTCCTG GGGCAGTTAGAAAATTTGGAAGGAACCAAGTGATCGTGCCCCATACAAGGGTGGCACGAAGCATATCCATTAAGGATGTGATTGCAGTCCTGGAAAGGGAACCGCAGATGTCCAAGTCTACCCTTGTATATCGTTTGTATGAGAAAATTGCTACGGGTGAATGA
- the LOC107433723 gene encoding transcription initiation factor TFIID subunit 4b isoform X4 — MDPSIMKKLLEDDEDESMHSGADVEAFQAALNRDIGGDASASQPSDSDSGSNNASSHSLPPPLQMASRDANTDSPIQKDQKSTQQQDNFSDKDLKQQHGSITDNLQQHNSAPQESNHFPFPPKQSQGDRQQGQIERNPIQIPQTAGTQITGKTPDSESQYLKLQKMSNQQATVSEQPSNPTNRGKQVPFGMLLPVLLPQLDKDKGMQLQILFGKLKSNEISKDAFVRLIRGVVGDQVLKLAVLKVQSQQKLQASSKQYSSASQTSVRQQSPGMPAVSGGATQFSDPRSFAHLHQKGANSPAEVSQNPSAAVQVQTDSSHQVLENNVQISREADRQSDSHGIQVNQMPSSSMVAANQERERSSAPMQGLNKQQQQHLHYPQTSFSMYGGTAGSYHPFSGTNVNTSTLSIKPQPPHDSQIRQIPQHQNMSSAQVGGEAQGVNIMSVPKLERQNSLSDPSRMHSGSLSHFASNPTLQQNPASWQSSSNKEQTAGSLSSMAYVKHEPIDQATDQQQKPLLANPQGLLSVSATQVEQGNASPGTSKDESLEKQPSRMGFSTSTNVVTSSSGGMVPPNSVSSSMTMQLDSNVPVGPRVPSGTNPAGINNRTPPKKPSVGQKKPLEALGSSPPPPSKKQKVSGTLLDQSIEQLNDVTAVSGVNLREEEEQLFSGPKEDSRVSEASRKVVQEEEERLILQRTPLQKKLAEIMAKCGLKSISNDVERCLSLCVEERMRGLINNLIRLSKQRVDVEKTRHRTITTSDTRLQITTMNRKAREEWEKKQAEAEKLRKLNEPEGNNAVDGEKEKDDGRSKSFKGQANKEEDDKMRTTAANVAARAAVGGDDMLSKWQLMAEQARQKREGGTDAASGSQPNKDVNRKPISTSGKTTKDNQETEKSSSTAPFSAPGAVRKFGRNQVIVPHTRVARSISIKDVIAVLEREPQMSKSTLVYRLYEKIATGE; from the exons ATGGATCCTTCGATCATGAAGAAGCTCCTCGAAGACGACGAG GACGAAAGCATGCATTCGGGGGCGGACGTGGAAGCCTTCCAAGCGGCCTTAAATAGAGATATCGGAGGAGATGCATCGGCTTCTCAGCCATCTGATTCAGACTCCG GGAGCAATAATGCTTCTAGCCATTCATTACCACCGCCGTTGCAAATGGCTAGCAGAGATGCAAATACCGACTCTCCAATTCAAAAAGACCAGAAAAGTACACAGCAGCAAGATAATTTCTCTGACAAGGACCTAAAGCAACAACATGGATCTATTACTGATAATCTTCAGCAACACAATAGTGCCCCCCAGGAGTCCAATCACTTTCCCTTTCCGCCGAAACAATCCCAAGGCGATCGTCAACAAGGGCAAATAGAACGAAATCCTATCCAGATTCCTCAAACAGCAGGTACGCAGATTACTGGAAAAACTCCAGACAGTGAATCGCAGTACTTGAAACTTCAGAAGATGAGTAATCAACAGGCAACTGTCTCTGAGCAGCCAAGCAACCCCACTAATCGCGGTAAACAGGTACCATTTGGGATGTTACTACCTGTCTTATTGCCCCAGCTTGATAAAGACAAAGGAATGCAACTTCAAATTCTATTTGGTAAACTGAAG AGTAATGAAATCTCCAAAGATGCTTTCGTTCGGCTCATTAGAGGTGTTGTGGGGGACCAGGTTCTCAAATTGGCGGTATTGAAAGTGCAATCACAGCag AAATTGCAGGCGAGTTCAAAACAGTACTCATCAGCATCTCAAACATCAGTGCGGCAACAGTCTCCAGGTATGCCAGCCGTTAGTGGAGGAGCCACACAATTCAGTGATCCTCGTTCATTTGCACACCTTCATCAGAAGGGTGCCAATTCTCCAGCAGAGGTCTCACAGAATCCCTCTGCAGCAGTTCAAGTGCAGACTGATTCAAGTCATCAAGTCCTAGAAAACAATGTTCAGATATCACGAGAGGCAGATCGCCAGTCTGATTCCCATGGAATACAAGTAAATCAAATGCCTTCTTCCAGTATGGTAGCTGCCAATCAGGAGAGGGAACGCTCTTCGGCTCCTATGCAGGGCCTTAacaaacaacagcaacaacattTGCACTATCCACAGACTTCCTTTTCCATGTATGGAGGTACTGCTGGCAGTTACCATCCTTTTTCTGGGACAAATGTCAATACTTCCACATTATCTATCAAACCACAACCACCGCATGATTCACAAATAAGACAAATCCCACAACATCAAAACATGAGTTCAGCTCAGGTGGGTGGAGAAGCACAGGGTGTCAACATCATGAGTGTGCCCAAATTGGAGAGGCAAAATTCTTTAAGTGATCCGAGTAGAATGCACAGTGGATCACTTTCTCACTTTGCAAGCAATCCAACTTTGCAACAGAATCCTGCTTCTTGGCAATCCTCATCAAACAAAGAGCAGACTGCTGGTTCTTTGTCATCAATGGCTTATGTAAAACATGAACCAATTGATCAGGCTACCGACCAGCAGCAAAAGCCCCTGTTGGCCAATCCACAGGGATTGCTTTCTGTTTCTGCCACTCAGGTTGAACAGGGAAATGCATCACCGGgaacttcaaaggatgaatcTTTAGAAAAGCAGCCTTCAAGGATGGGCTTTTCCACTTCTACAAATGTGGTTACTTCATCTTCTGGTGGCATGGTTCCCCCAAATTCAGTTTCTTCTTCCATGACCATGCAATTGGATTCTAATGTGCCA GTAGGACCTCGGGTACCATCTGGAACCAATCCTGCTGGGATAAATAACAGAACACCTCCAAAGAAGCCTTCTGTCGGCCAAAAGAAACCGCTCGAAGCACTTGGTTCTTCACCACCACCGCCAAG TAAGAAGCAAAAAGTCTCTGGAACATTATTGGATCAAAGCATTGAACAACTTAATGATGTCACTGCTGTTAGTGGAGTTAATCTTAGG GAAGAGGAAGAACAGCTATTTTCTGGGCCTAAGGAGGACAGTCGAGTTTCTGAAGCATCTCGGAAAGTTgtgcaagaagaagaagaaaggttgATTTTGCAAAGGACTCCCCTGCAGAAAAAATTGGCAGAGATCA TGGCCAAATGCGGTTTGAAAAGCATAAGCAACGATGTAGAGCGGTGTTTGTCACTG TGTGTGGAGGAAAGGATGCGTGGATTAATAAACAATCTAATCAGATTGTCAAAGCAG CGTGTTGATGTTGAGAAAACAAGACACCGGACTATTACCACCTCTGATACACGATTACAAATTACGACAATGAACCGGAAAGCTAGGGAAGAATGGGAGAAAAAACAGGCTGAGGCAGAAAAGCTCAGAAAACTAAATGAA CCTGAAGGTAATAATGCAGTTGATGGCGAAAAGGAGAAAGATGATGGTCGTTCTAAATCATTTAAG GGGCAGGCAAACAAAGAGGAAGATGACAAAATGAGGACCACCGCTGCAAATGTTGCTGCTCGAGCTGCTGTTGGAGGAGATGACATGCTGTCAAAATGGCAACTTATGGCTGAGCAAGCCCGGCAAAAACGTGAAGGAGGGACAGACGCAGCATCTGGATCCCAGCCAAATAAAGATGTGAACCGCAAGCCTATATCAACGTCCGGAAAAACTACGAAAGATAATCAAGAAACTGAAAAAAGCAGCAGCACAGCTCCTTTTTCTGCTCCTG GGGCAGTTAGAAAATTTGGAAGGAACCAAGTGATCGTGCCCCATACAAGGGTGGCACGAAGCATATCCATTAAGGATGTGATTGCAGTCCTGGAAAGGGAACCGCAGATGTCCAAGTCTACCCTTGTATATCGTTTGTATGAGAAAATTGCTACGGGTGAATGA